One genomic segment of Anguilla anguilla isolate fAngAng1 chromosome 2, fAngAng1.pri, whole genome shotgun sequence includes these proteins:
- the LOC118219978 gene encoding zinc finger protein 480-like isoform X2, whose amino-acid sequence MSSTELHVCTPLSSSMMQAGVCLRQDTETTLPELTEQHRIRQKEEELSGLESVHMAESETECAAPGLNTLEPECVTAHSGVSDVHHTHISLIKIETDLGSTHSGDLKTENFDSAELGYVNHLHTDQIKTEADDGGYLKVDHISDLQDLKPVDIKCGQIKCESSEGLENDLMDTVMTGAVTRKDQTESGQCAGEPNPNCKKEEIHDFLTSCGDLTHHCDKNNGNNLSRIVQKSTTSSKKNVHCHRMNVMCEPMIINSSENPSVLNLFKNKTIHRNKRDIHTDEKPYKCTQCGRSFSQMCYLNRHQRIHTGEKPFKCSQCGKCFNSKSYTDIHLRIHTGEKPYKCPHCGKCFSQISHLRNHQRIHTGEKPYKCPQCGKCFSQLSHLNRHQRIHIIEKPYKCSHCGKCFSSISYLNTHRRIHTGEKPYMCSQCGKCFSITSHLYRHQRIHLD is encoded by the exons ATGTCAAGCACT GAGCTGCATGTCTGCACACCTCTGAGCAGCAGTATGATGcaggcaggagtctgtctgagacaggacactgagacaacactaccagagctcactgagcagcacaggatcagacagaaagaagaggaactcagtggactggagtctgtccacatggcagagtcagagacagagtgtgctgcaccaggactcaacacactggagccagagtgtgttacagcacacagtggggtcagtgatgtacaccacacacacatatcactgATTAAAATAGAAACTGATCTGGGCTCCACCCACTCTGGGGATCTTAAGACAGAGAATTTTGACAGTGCAGAGCTGGGATATGTAAACCACCTGCATACtgaccaaatcaaaacagaagCTGATGATGGAGGATACCTAAAGGTGGACCATATTAGTGACTTACAGGATTTAAAACCTGTTGATATTAAATGTGGTCAAATCAAGTGTGAATCCAGTGAAGGTTTAGAGAATGATCTCATGGATACTGTGATGACTGGAGCTGTTACTCGCAAAGACCAGACTGAATCAGGGCAATGTGCAGGAGAGCCAAACccaaactgtaaaaaagaagaaattcatGATTTTCTGACCAGTTGTGGGGACTTAACTCATCACTGTGacaaaaacaatggaaataatCTGAGCAGAATTGTCCAGAAAAGTACAACCagtagcaaaaaaaatgtgcattgtcATAGAATGAATGTGATGTGTGAACCCATGATAATTAATTCAAGTGAAAATCCGAgtgttttgaatttatttaaaaacaagacaattCATAGAAATAAAAGGGATATTCATACAGAtgaaaagccctacaagtgtacacagtgtgggaggtcattttctcaaatgtgttatttaaaccgccaccagagaattcatacaggtgaaaagccattcaAATGCagtcagtgtgggaagtgttttaatTCAAAATCTTATACAGATatacacctgagaattcatacaggtgaaaagccctacaaatgtcctcattgtgggaagtgtttttcccaaatATCTCATTTACGTaaccaccagagaattcatacaggtgaaaagccctacaaatgtcctcagtgtgggaagtgtttttcccagTTATCTCATTTAAATAGGCATCAGAGAATTCATATAATtgaaaagccctacaagtgTTCTCACTGTGGaaagtgtttttcttcaatatcTTATTTAAATACCCACCgtagaattcatacaggtgaaaagccctacatgtgttctcagtgtgggaagtgcttttcgATTACAAGTCATTTATATcgccaccagagaattcatttAGATTAA